A genomic window from Bacteroidota bacterium includes:
- a CDS encoding OmpA family protein, whose protein sequence is MKQKRTLHIIGIISIFLLSAIHPSANGQNVEFEKANFPNDKNGLKAAKRNIEEGDSYFQMGHQMYNYALPLYLKADTFNPKNALLNYKIGVCYIFSPYKQKAISHLETSYQLNPTVAKDIHYYLGRAYHLDMDWDKSIKEYQTYKADVLKPEDKEDLDDVDKKITECKNGIELVKNPVEVIISNVGTEINSPYPDYHPVISADESVMMFTSRRDNTTGGGIEPGDQMYYEDIYISTNESGKWSPAKNMGKPVNTENRHDATLALTADGQKLFIYLDDTRQGSGNIYECQQKGALWEKPEKMSDMINTPYHESSASLSSDGNTLYFVSNKEGGLGKHDIYRAVWDKKKKLWKPAENLGPVINTPYEEYGGVFIHPDGKTLYFSSQGHNSMGGFDIFKSVWNKKTKKWSKPENMGYPINTADNDIDYVVSASGKHAYYSSFKADGYGEQDIYKISFGKEEEAATAKVTILKGTIFDALTKELLEADIELVDNRANQVIATFKSNSATGKYLVTLPSGGNYGIAVKKEGYLFHSENFDILDTAAYNEVVKDIELKSLSVGSKIVLNNIFFDFDKATLRPESTSELERLTQLITDIPTMKIEIAGHTDSKGEDDYNLKLSQSRAQAVVDYLLKKGIVKNRLVAKGYGETKPIATNDTDEGRQLNRRTEFEILSK, encoded by the coding sequence ATGAAACAAAAACGAACCCTGCACATCATCGGCATAATAAGCATTTTCTTACTCTCAGCCATTCATCCTTCCGCTAACGGGCAAAATGTAGAATTCGAAAAAGCTAATTTTCCTAATGACAAGAACGGATTGAAAGCAGCCAAACGAAATATTGAAGAAGGAGACAGTTATTTTCAAATGGGGCACCAGATGTACAATTATGCATTGCCTCTTTATCTGAAGGCAGATACTTTCAATCCCAAGAATGCCCTGCTCAATTACAAAATAGGAGTTTGCTACATCTTTTCCCCTTATAAGCAAAAAGCAATATCCCATCTGGAAACATCTTATCAGCTGAATCCCACTGTTGCTAAGGATATTCACTACTACCTTGGCAGGGCGTATCATCTGGATATGGATTGGGACAAATCCATCAAAGAATATCAAACTTACAAAGCAGATGTATTGAAGCCGGAAGATAAAGAAGACCTGGATGACGTGGATAAAAAAATCACCGAGTGTAAAAACGGAATTGAGCTGGTAAAAAATCCTGTAGAGGTAATTATCAGCAATGTGGGCACTGAAATAAATTCGCCCTATCCCGATTATCATCCTGTCATCTCTGCAGACGAATCGGTTATGATGTTTACTTCGCGCAGAGATAATACTACCGGTGGAGGCATTGAGCCGGGCGACCAGATGTATTATGAAGACATTTATATTTCAACCAACGAAAGCGGGAAATGGTCTCCTGCAAAAAACATGGGCAAGCCCGTGAACACAGAGAACCGCCATGACGCAACGCTTGCCTTAACAGCAGACGGGCAAAAACTTTTTATCTATCTTGATGATACAAGGCAAGGAAGCGGAAATATTTATGAGTGCCAGCAAAAGGGCGCTCTTTGGGAAAAACCGGAAAAGATGAGCGACATGATTAACACACCCTATCACGAATCCTCCGCATCGCTTTCTTCAGACGGAAACACCTTGTATTTCGTGAGCAACAAAGAAGGAGGATTGGGCAAGCACGACATCTACCGTGCTGTATGGGATAAAAAAAAGAAATTATGGAAACCTGCAGAAAACCTTGGTCCTGTAATCAATACTCCCTATGAAGAATATGGCGGTGTGTTTATTCATCCGGATGGAAAAACTCTTTACTTCAGCAGTCAGGGACATAATTCCATGGGGGGCTTTGATATTTTCAAATCAGTCTGGAACAAAAAAACAAAGAAATGGTCAAAGCCGGAAAATATGGGTTATCCGATAAACACTGCCGATAATGATATTGACTATGTGGTGTCGGCAAGCGGCAAGCATGCTTATTATTCTTCTTTCAAGGCAGACGGTTACGGGGAACAAGATATTTATAAAATTTCTTTTGGAAAAGAAGAAGAAGCAGCCACTGCCAAAGTAACCATTCTCAAAGGAACCATCTTTGATGCTTTGACCAAGGAACTGCTTGAAGCAGATATTGAACTTGTTGATAACCGGGCAAATCAGGTTATTGCCACATTTAAATCCAATAGCGCTACCGGAAAATACCTTGTCACACTTCCTTCAGGAGGGAATTATGGCATTGCGGTAAAGAAAGAAGGGTATCTATTTCACTCCGAAAATTTTGACATCCTTGATACTGCCGCCTACAACGAAGTGGTGAAAGACATTGAGCTAAAGAGCCTTTCCGTTGGAAGCAAGATCGTGCTAAACAATATTTTCTTTGACTTTGACAAAGCAACGCTGCGCCCCGAATCCACCTCCGAACTCGAACGCCTCACTCAACTGATCACCGATATTCCTACTATGAAAATTGAAATTGCCGGACATACCGACAGTAAAGGAGAAGACGACTATAACCTGAAACTTTCACAGTCGCGCGCACAGGCAGTGGTGGACTATCTTCTGAAAAAAGGCATTGTCAAAAACCGCCTGGTTGCAAAGGGCTATGGCGAAACAAAACCAATTGCAACAAATGATACCGATGAAGGCAGGCAATTAAACAGAAGAACAGAGTTTGAAATTTTGAGTAAATAG